One window from the genome of Chloroflexota bacterium encodes:
- the ybeY gene encoding rRNA maturation RNase YbeY, with product MPRGFGRRVDAKLVRLVAERALERNGWELPATLDVVFVTDNDMREINATRRGLDEATDVLSFPALEVRPGQGIVQDFFVLPPEAPLHLGDVVISVERFESQADEAGHSRKRELAFLTVHGVLHILGFDHETDEERRTMRRREEEVLTELGIRRDGA from the coding sequence GGTCGACGCCAAGCTGGTGCGCCTCGTTGCCGAGCGCGCACTCGAACGCAACGGCTGGGAATTGCCCGCGACCCTCGACGTCGTCTTTGTGACCGATAACGACATGCGGGAGATCAACGCGACGCGGCGCGGACTCGATGAAGCGACGGACGTTCTCAGTTTCCCCGCCTTGGAGGTTCGACCAGGCCAGGGAATCGTCCAGGACTTCTTCGTTCTTCCACCGGAGGCCCCACTCCATCTCGGCGACGTCGTCATCTCCGTCGAGCGGTTCGAGAGTCAGGCGGATGAGGCCGGCCACTCTCGGAAACGCGAGCTGGCCTTCCTGACAGTCCATGGCGTCCTGCACATCCTTGGATTCGACCACGAGACGGACGAGGAACGCCGAACGATGCGCCGACGGGAGGAAGAGGTGTTGACCGAGCTGGGTATCCGTCGTGATGGCGCCTGA